A portion of the Coturnix japonica isolate 7356 chromosome 4, Coturnix japonica 2.1, whole genome shotgun sequence genome contains these proteins:
- the CFAP97 gene encoding cilia- and flagella-associated protein 97 isoform X2, with protein MDQFEDTSDDEVDHAFYESDFGEEKKTEETGEYIEKGSTKVVLSDPDLIASSKDTDCCEEENEEKQEDLQKSPFLEDSTDNPGDASSFSLPPVCENAGTSGATSAASRRMQENVPPGSPEINYYTDEEDSSDDDRKQKIRPESAKQSYNVGRASRTYSTTSSSSSSSSSDTDTDSSSSDSLHSSSKRNACSVILPSPKQKCASAIKLPEGKMKLGDHVEESENAAALQLENEELRKLTVGHPAERTRENISTNEEVKYCCDFKAALELKDKQQRKLGIIHPARGTRKNYSFTNDEVRRIDQENQRLLQELARLCASPGSRTNMLKKSASPSLQVYHSAINRQKEQRRIEKENLALLKRLTAVKPTPGMKRSEQLWDYQRYVSYASTSPSARGESSLSRQRGLSRASSRACTASSTMRQKKEKPVSVLTTGLSQRPKSDDIHAACLKCKQRPLKFNSWEPQTSAN; from the exons ATGGACCAGTTTGAAGATACATCAGATGATGAAGTGGATCACGCTTTCTATGAAAGTGACtttggagaggagaagaaaactgaagaaacgGGTGAATATATAGAGAAAGGAAGTACAAAGGTAGTTCTTTCAGACCCTGACTTGATTGCTAGTTCAAAGGATACAGACTGTTGtgaggaggaaaatgaagagaagcaggaagatTTGCAGAAGAGTCCATTCCTAGAAGATAGCACAGACAATCCTGGGGATGCTTCATCTTTTTCACTTCCTCCAGTTTGTGAGAATGCAGGTACATCTGGAGCAACATCTGCAGCAAGCAGGAGAATGCAGGAAAATGTTCCTCCTGGGAGTcctgaaataaattattatacAGATGAAGAAGACAGTAGTGATGAcgacagaaaacagaagattagACCAGAGTCAGCTAAACAGTCCTACAATGTAGGAAGGGCTAGCAGAACGTACAGTACTACCAgttcctcttcctcatcctcaAGCTCAGATACAGATACTGATAGCTCTTCATCAGACTCATTGCATTCTTCCTCCAAGAGAAATGCTTGTAGCGTGATTCTTCcatctccaaaacaaaaatgtgcatCAGCAATAAAATtaccagaaggaaaaatgaagcttGGAGACCATGTGGAGGAATCTGAAAATGCAG CTGCTCTACAGTTGGAGAATGAAGAACTGCGAAAACTAACTGTAGGTCATCCAGCTgaaagaacaagggaaaatatttccacCAATGAAGAAGTAAAGTATTGCTGTGATTTTAAAGCTGCTCTGGAGTTAAAGGATAAACAACAACGAAAACTGGGCATCATTCATCCAGCTAGAGGAACaaggaaaaattattctttcaCAAATGATGAGGTCAGACGGATTGATCAGGAGAACCAGAGGCTGCTCCAAGAACTGGCCCGGCTGTGTGCGTCGCCGGGAAGCAGAACCAACATGTTGAAGAAGTCGGCTTCTCCATCTCTTCAGGTGTACCACAGTGCCATCAACAGGCAGAAGGAGCAGCGCagaattgaaaaagaaaacctg gCTTTACTGAAGAGACTGACAGCAGTGAAACCAACACCTGGAATGAAACGTTCTGAACAACTGTGGGACTATCAGCGCTACGTGAGCTATGCAAGTACTTCACCATCTGCAAGAGGAGAAAGTTCTCTTTCCAGGCAGCGTGGCCTGTCTC GAGCCTCTTCAAGAGCATGCACTGCGTCAAGCACAATgagacagaagaaggaaaaacccGTGTCAGTTTTAACTACTGGGCTGTCACAGAGACCTAAATCCGATGATATTCATGCTGCCTGTTT AAAGTGCAAGCAGCGTCCTTTAAAATTTAACTCGTGGGAACCTCAGACTTCAGCAAATTAG
- the CFAP97 gene encoding cilia- and flagella-associated protein 97 isoform X1: MDQFEDTSDDEVDHAFYESDFGEEKKTEETGEYIEKGSTKVVLSDPDLIASSKDTDCCEEENEEKQEDLQKSPFLEDSTDNPGDASSFSLPPVCENAGTSGATSAASRRMQENVPPGSPEINYYTDEEDSSDDDRKQKIRPESAKQSYNVGRASRTYSTTSSSSSSSSSDTDTDSSSSDSLHSSSKRNACSVILPSPKQKCASAIKLPEGKMKLGDHVEESENAESKSDSSSNGSHDGVDLNQHVKAALQLENEELRKLTVGHPAERTRENISTNEEVKYCCDFKAALELKDKQQRKLGIIHPARGTRKNYSFTNDEVRRIDQENQRLLQELARLCASPGSRTNMLKKSASPSLQVYHSAINRQKEQRRIEKENLALLKRLTAVKPTPGMKRSEQLWDYQRYVSYASTSPSARGESSLSRQRGLSRASSRACTASSTMRQKKEKPVSVLTTGLSQRPKSDDIHAACLKCKQRPLKFNSWEPQTSAN; the protein is encoded by the exons ATGGACCAGTTTGAAGATACATCAGATGATGAAGTGGATCACGCTTTCTATGAAAGTGACtttggagaggagaagaaaactgaagaaacgGGTGAATATATAGAGAAAGGAAGTACAAAGGTAGTTCTTTCAGACCCTGACTTGATTGCTAGTTCAAAGGATACAGACTGTTGtgaggaggaaaatgaagagaagcaggaagatTTGCAGAAGAGTCCATTCCTAGAAGATAGCACAGACAATCCTGGGGATGCTTCATCTTTTTCACTTCCTCCAGTTTGTGAGAATGCAGGTACATCTGGAGCAACATCTGCAGCAAGCAGGAGAATGCAGGAAAATGTTCCTCCTGGGAGTcctgaaataaattattatacAGATGAAGAAGACAGTAGTGATGAcgacagaaaacagaagattagACCAGAGTCAGCTAAACAGTCCTACAATGTAGGAAGGGCTAGCAGAACGTACAGTACTACCAgttcctcttcctcatcctcaAGCTCAGATACAGATACTGATAGCTCTTCATCAGACTCATTGCATTCTTCCTCCAAGAGAAATGCTTGTAGCGTGATTCTTCcatctccaaaacaaaaatgtgcatCAGCAATAAAATtaccagaaggaaaaatgaagcttGGAGACCATGTGGAGGAATCTGAAAATGCAG aatCCAAGTCTGATTCCAGCAGCAATGGCTCACATGATGGTGTGGATCTGAATCAGCATGTGAAAG CTGCTCTACAGTTGGAGAATGAAGAACTGCGAAAACTAACTGTAGGTCATCCAGCTgaaagaacaagggaaaatatttccacCAATGAAGAAGTAAAGTATTGCTGTGATTTTAAAGCTGCTCTGGAGTTAAAGGATAAACAACAACGAAAACTGGGCATCATTCATCCAGCTAGAGGAACaaggaaaaattattctttcaCAAATGATGAGGTCAGACGGATTGATCAGGAGAACCAGAGGCTGCTCCAAGAACTGGCCCGGCTGTGTGCGTCGCCGGGAAGCAGAACCAACATGTTGAAGAAGTCGGCTTCTCCATCTCTTCAGGTGTACCACAGTGCCATCAACAGGCAGAAGGAGCAGCGCagaattgaaaaagaaaacctg gCTTTACTGAAGAGACTGACAGCAGTGAAACCAACACCTGGAATGAAACGTTCTGAACAACTGTGGGACTATCAGCGCTACGTGAGCTATGCAAGTACTTCACCATCTGCAAGAGGAGAAAGTTCTCTTTCCAGGCAGCGTGGCCTGTCTC GAGCCTCTTCAAGAGCATGCACTGCGTCAAGCACAATgagacagaagaaggaaaaacccGTGTCAGTTTTAACTACTGGGCTGTCACAGAGACCTAAATCCGATGATATTCATGCTGCCTGTTT AAAGTGCAAGCAGCGTCCTTTAAAATTTAACTCGTGGGAACCTCAGACTTCAGCAAATTAG
- the SLC25A4 gene encoding ADP/ATP translocase 1, whose amino-acid sequence MGDQALSFLKDFLAGGIAAAISKTAVAPIERVKLLLQVQHASKQITAEKQYKGIIDCIVRIPKEQGVISFWRGNLANVIRYFPTQALNFAFKDKYKQIFLGGVDRHKQFWRYFAGNLASGGAAGATSLCFVYPLDFARTRLAADVGKGATEREFTGLGDCIVKIFKSDGLKGLYQGFSVSVQGIIIYRAAYFGVYDTAKGMLPDPKNVHIIVSWMIAQSVTAAAGLVSYPFDTVRRRMMMQSGRKGADIMYKGTIDCWKKIAKDEGSKAFFKGAWSNVLRGMGGAFVLVLYDEIKKYV is encoded by the exons ATGGGTGACCAAGCGCTCAGCTTCCTCAAGGACTTTTTGGCCGGCGGGATCGCTGCCGCCATCTCCAAGACGGCTGTCGCCCCCATCGAGAGAGTAAAGTTACTGCTGCAG GTCCAGCACGCCAGCAAACAGATCACGGCGGAGAAACAGTACAAGGGCATCATCGACTGCATCGTCCGCATCCCCAAGGAGCAGGGCGTCATCTCCTTCTGGAGAGGCAATCTAGCCAATGTCATCCGGTACTTCCCCACCCAGGCCCTCAACTTTGCCTTTAAGGACAAGTACAAGCAGATCTTCCTGGGGGGAGTGGACAGGCACAAGCAGTTCTGGCGCTACTTTGCGGGCAACCTGGCATCCGGCGGTGCGGCTGGAGCCACCTCGCTCTGCTTCGTCTACCCGCTGGATTTTGCCAGGACCCGGCTGGCGGCTGATGTGGGCAAAGGAGCGACTGAGAGGGAGTTCACGGGGCTGGGCGACTGCATTGTCAAGATCTTCAAGTCCGATGGCTTGAAGGGCCTGTACCAGGGATTCAGTGTGTCTGTCCAGGGCATCATCATCTACAGAGCAGCCTATTTTGGGGTTTATGACACGGCCAAGG GTATGTTGCCTGATCCAAAGAATGTGCACATCATAGTGAGCTGGATGATTGCCCAGAGcgtcactgcagcagcagggctggtttCATACCCTTTTGACACTGTGCGACGTAGGATGATGATGCAGTCTGGAAGAAAGGGAG CTGATATTATGTACAAGGGCACAATTGATTGCTGGAAGAAGATAGCAAAAGATGAAGGATCCAAAGCATTCTTCAAAGGTGCCTGGTCAAATGTGTTGAGAGGCATGGGTGGAGCTTTCGTACTAGTACTTTATGATGAAATCAAGAAGTATGTCTAA